A stretch of the Paenibacillus dendritiformis genome encodes the following:
- a CDS encoding sigma-70 family RNA polymerase sigma factor, whose translation MDIEKLVRKAQKGDDKAFLLLYQQHEAEIYRTAYLYLKNKQDALDVVQETAYQSFKSIGSLREPQYFKTWILKIAIHRAIYMLKQRNKVIPFPPEFAEQIGSSSEDDIPLSLTLQDLLDELDTHEKSVIMLKYYQGYTFNAIAEILELPLGSAKTILYRGLSKLRKSVKRGEIS comes from the coding sequence ATGGATATAGAGAAACTGGTGAGGAAAGCCCAAAAGGGCGACGATAAAGCATTCCTGCTGCTGTATCAGCAGCATGAGGCAGAGATTTACAGGACCGCCTATCTGTACTTGAAGAACAAGCAGGACGCGCTCGATGTCGTTCAAGAGACGGCCTATCAGTCCTTCAAATCGATAGGGAGCTTGCGAGAGCCGCAATATTTCAAAACATGGATCCTCAAAATTGCGATCCACCGCGCCATTTACATGCTCAAGCAGCGCAATAAAGTGATTCCGTTCCCCCCGGAGTTCGCCGAACAAATCGGCAGCTCCAGCGAGGATGACATTCCCCTCTCCTTAACGCTGCAGGATCTGCTCGATGAGCTGGATACTCATGAGAAAAGCGTCATTATGCTGAAGTACTACCAGGGGTATACATTCAATGCGATCGCTGAAATATTGGAGCTGCCGTTAGGCTCGGCCAAGACGATATTGTACCGGGGCTTAAGCAAGCTGCGAAAAAGCGTAAAGAGAGGTGAAATCTCGTGA